One part of the Granulicella arctica genome encodes these proteins:
- a CDS encoding bifunctional helix-turn-helix transcriptional regulator/GNAT family N-acetyltransferase, whose amino-acid sequence MAIDLIPTSALTADIATFRGFNRMYTRFLGTLNEGLLDSEYSLAEARVLYEVATRTAPKASEIADGLGMDPGYLSRLLGKFERDGLLERKASEQDGRYADLTLTEQGRSAFGRLNALSEEQARTVLQELPDAVRGDLIGCMKTIEDTLTKTERGRSAYVLRPHRAGDMGWVVHREGVGYAEQYGWDATFEVLVARIVSEFVTNFDPARERCWIAEVDGRSVGHIFLVKHPSGPDTAKLRLLFVEPSARGMGLGDALVKECIEFARAAGYRKVVLWTQSILTGAHRIYRKAGFRLVNEEPHHSFGKDLIGQEWELELV is encoded by the coding sequence ATGGCTATCGATTTGATTCCTACCTCTGCTCTGACCGCCGATATTGCGACCTTTCGCGGCTTCAACCGGATGTATACGCGATTCCTTGGGACTTTGAATGAAGGGTTGCTGGATAGTGAGTACAGTCTGGCGGAGGCTCGGGTGCTTTATGAGGTTGCGACGCGCACGGCGCCCAAGGCGAGCGAGATTGCAGATGGGCTGGGGATGGACCCCGGATACTTGAGCCGTCTATTGGGGAAGTTTGAACGGGATGGCTTGCTGGAGCGGAAGGCGTCCGAGCAGGATGGTCGCTATGCCGATCTGACGCTTACGGAGCAGGGGCGCTCGGCGTTTGGGAGGCTCAATGCACTCTCGGAGGAGCAGGCGCGCACGGTTTTGCAGGAGCTACCGGATGCGGTTCGGGGAGATTTGATCGGCTGCATGAAGACGATTGAAGACACTCTCACGAAGACCGAGCGGGGGCGGTCGGCTTATGTTCTGCGGCCTCATCGGGCGGGGGATATGGGGTGGGTTGTGCATCGGGAGGGTGTCGGGTATGCGGAGCAGTATGGATGGGATGCGACGTTCGAGGTGCTGGTGGCGCGAATTGTAAGTGAGTTCGTTACAAACTTCGATCCGGCGCGGGAGCGGTGCTGGATTGCCGAGGTCGATGGGCGGAGTGTGGGGCATATCTTTCTGGTTAAGCATCCGAGTGGGCCGGATACGGCGAAGCTTCGGCTGCTGTTTGTCGAACCGAGTGCGCGAGGTATGGGGCTTGGCGATGCTCTGGTGAAGGAGTGCATCGAGTTTGCGCGAGCCGCTGGTTATCGGAAGGTCGTTCTGTGGACGCAGAGCATTTTGACGGGGGCGCATCGCATCTATCGAAAGGCTGGATTTCGCTTGGTCAACGAGGAGCCTCATCACAGCTTTGGAAAGGATCTGATTGGGCAGGAGTGGGAGCTGGAGCTGGTTTAG